The window CCCGTAGGCTTATTTTTAACCCGAAGCAAAATGTATAATAAACTAATGAAGCCCTATATTAAACCACTCCTCTTGGGAGCTACTTGCAATTCAAGACCAGATGTTAAATAATGATAAATATAACTAATATGACAGACGAGCAATACTACACCATAGAAGAAGTGGCAAAAATGTTAAAAGTAGCCTACTTAACAGTCTATCGTTGGATACAGGACAACAAACTCCCCTCAGTCAAGGCGGGTAAACAATACAGAATTAAAAAGAATGACTTAGATAATTTCCTTAATAGTTACAAAGGAAAAAACTAGCATTATGGACAAAAAAAC of the Candidatus Roizmanbacteria bacterium CG_4_9_14_0_2_um_filter_38_17 genome contains:
- a CDS encoding DNA-binding protein, with translation MINITNMTDEQYYTIEEVAKMLKVAYLTVYRWIQDNKLPSVKAGKQYRIKKNDLDNFLNSYKGKN